The Scylla paramamosain isolate STU-SP2022 chromosome 32, ASM3559412v1, whole genome shotgun sequence sequence CAATCACGTTAGGTCATGTTCTGACATATATGGATGAACGTAATGTATCAGgttttccgctctctctctctctctctctctctctctctctctctctccctctctctctctctctctctcagccattaTTGTGGTTAGTTgcaaatatttatcttttttttctttctctggtcTTAGAAACGTGTAAAGTATATTAGGTACTtgtgtggactctctctctctctctctctctctctttctctctctctctctctctctctctctctctctctctctctctctctctcattcgtaaaaaaaacagcatttgcATAATTATGatattatatgagagagagagagagagagagagagagagagagagagagagagagagagagagagagagagaaagcatgtATCCTTAtaagaccacacacacatacatacacacaaacacactaacaaAACATACTAACACCACAAttccctacttctctctctctctctctctcactctctctctctctctctctctctctctctctctctctctctctccttctgcaaCACTTCTGCGTCGCATCTCCACtatcaaaaggctctagttgaagttatacatatctttaatgatgttttttttacggttctagtaacagattaacaagatttccgcATTATTACCAGGAGAAAGACCTTTGAGAACTCGGCTGCTCATccgtgtggcctttgaaagcagtggcgatgagagagcgaagcgtttcagaataagaGCCTTTTTGataagttacacgggttttcaaggttgtttttgcggttctggtgacagattaagaagatttccgcattattaacaggagaaacacccttgagaactcgGCTGCTCATccgtgtggcctttgaaagcagtggcgatgagagagcgaagcgtttcagaatgctTGTCTTTGTATCTCCTTCATTTGTTCTCTAAGCAATGTCCCTGTAGTCAGAATCCGCCTCCTCAAGGTTAAAGAAGTCATCGAGCTGCCAGTGAAGGTCCTCGAAGGTTGGCCTGGAGGAGGGTGACCTGGCCCAGCAGAGGAGCATCATGTTGTACAGCTTGGTGGGGCACATGGCGGGACGCGGCATGCGATAGTCTCTCTCCAGCGCCTCGATCACCTCTGTGTTGTTCatggctgtgggaggaggggaggttgtgatggtggtggtcgtgttggTGTGAAGGAATGGgtgttatagtggtggtggtagtggtggttgtggtaatagtagtagtggtagtggtagtggtagtagtagtagtagtagcagtggtagtagtaatagtagtagtagttgttgttgttgttgttgttgttgttgttgttgttgtaagagaaagaggacgagttGTAgtgaataatagtagtagtagttgttattgtagtagtggtaatagtagtagaagtagtagtagtagtaatagcagtaggagtagtagtagttttatcatCAAATGTTccataatattttctctttctctcctcctcctcctcttccttctcctattcttcctttatcCTACATCTCGCACCTCAAATCCTCTAGTTAGTTCATCACTAATAACCTCGTAAGGACAAACAAATCAACTACTGCTTTGTCTCTATGTTCCTTTGCAGTCAGTCATCCTCATGTGGGGAAATAGCTGACCAATACTTATTCCTTTACTAAtgcttgtttctctccctcctcttcctcctgcagtaCTTACTAGGGTAGGGAATTGCTCCCGAAGTGACCACCTCCATCAGCAACACGCCAAACGACCACACGTCAGATTTTGTGGTGAATTTGTTGAAGCGCAGAGCCTCGGGGGCCGTCCACTTGATGGGGAAGCGAGCACCCTCCTGCGCCAGGTACTCGTCCTCCTGCAGGCGATGACGACGAAGGTAAGACATGTGTTAAATGATGTTGAAATGTGTGAAAATGAGTTAGAATtatgtgaaagaaaggaaagaaaagaaaaaaaagtgttgtttAAGATGCGTGTGAAAAGTTTGAAGTGTGTTAAATGtttaaacgtaaaaaaaaaagaggggatattAATAGGTGTGTTAAAAatgtcagaaaaaaaggaaagaaaagaagtaaagtagTGCTTGAGATGTGTGTGGAACGTTTAAAATGTGTTGAATATTTAtaagtaaaaaaggaagaaaaaatcaataagtGTTATAAAATGTCcgaaaaaatagtaatataaaattagcaaaatatagaaaactgggaatttaaaaaaaaaaaagtgttagaaAGTGCAGAATTAATTGATATAGTTGTGATTTTGAGACTTTTTGGAGACCAGCCACCCCAACAACCTCCTCTCGTAACCCACCACACTTCATTACagcttgctttccttccttctgtctcagCGTATCATTTCCTCTCGTATAAAGAATGCTTGTAAATGtaatggcagtagtggtggtggtggtggtggtggtgatggtgatggtggtggtggtttgtacCGTTAGATGAATGAGATTTTCCTAGTTCTATCTCtgtttataatctctctctctctctctctctctctctctctctctctctctctctctctctctctctctctctctctctctctctctctctctctctctctttcatacattttcttttacactCACACAATACACCGTCCCTTGAGGCGCCGCTATGCAAACGGACGAACGTGCGCACATACATActcctgctacacacacacacacacacacacacacagacacacctgcACCAGACGCGAGAGGCCGAAGTCAGCCACCTTGACCGTTAAATTCTCTCCGACGAGGACGTTCCTGGCGGCGAGGTCCCGATGGATGTAGTTCTTCCACTCCAAGTACTGCATGCCCTCCGCCACTTGGGCCCCGATGTGCACCTGGTCCATCAGCGGCAGGGGGTCCCTAGATCGATCTGGGGGAGGATAAGCAACACCTCACAGTACTAAAGGCAATGTATGGGTTTTTTTAAGCACCTACatgaaagaaagtgatgaaaagaaTCTATTTTGCTGTTTCTAGTCAGTGTAATGTTTGGTTATGGCTGCAAAACGAGAGTAAATGAGGAGACCAATGCAAAGGGAAGAATAAGCAACACCTCACAGTACTAATGGCAATGCATGGGTTTTTAAGCACCAACATGAAAGAAAGTGACGAAAAAGAATATGTTTTGCGGTTTCTATGCTGCAAAACGAGAATAAATGAGGAGCTAAATgcagaagggaaggataagCAACACCTCACAGTACTAAAGGCAATGTATGGGTTTATTAAGCACCtacaagaaaatgatgaaaagaatcTATTTTGCGGTTCCTAGTCAGTGTAATGTTTGGTTATGGCTGCAAAACGAGAGTAAATGAGGAGCTAAATGCAGAAAGGGAAGATCAGACAGTTTCCAAAAATTTCCGGAATATGTATTGAAACTTTGTGGAACTTCAAAAGACAATTTCTTAACAAGTTTTCAAATAATATGACTTTATATAGACACTGCGATAGGGGCAGATTATCCACTCCAACTAAAGATTACGGGGTTGTGGCTAATgtttatgaagaaagaagaccctCGGAGCGGATGGGTGTCCCGCCCTTTCCGGACTGAACTCAAATGTCCTAGAatggttagtgattaaggaaagatgtaccagaTAGATGTACAGTGAAggagttaaccctttcactgctaaaaTTTTTCCCATTGTCATCTACAGTGTttaaaagttatttatttattcattttttattattattattatttttttattttttaccgcAGTCTTTTCATTACGTACTTAGCAGCTTAGTAATaattggcttcttgcagtttcccctatttcttatgttcttatgttcttatgattaaattaacctcttttctttatatccaTCCAAACAATATATTACAGTGATATCAGTAGAAAGAGTTGATGACCATAGTAGTGAAAGACTTAAACGGGCCTTGAGAGGTTGACGCCTGTTGGTCGGCACAATGAGGCTGATGTCGTTAGTACAGTTAGTACAGAGTAGTTAGTTAGTAGTTAGTACAGAGGACACACGCCACTATCATGAGGCTGATGCATGGTAGAGTCAGTACAGATAGCAATACGGCGCCAGTGAGGTTGATGCCTGGTAGAGTTAGAGAATACGCCGCTACAGTGAGGTTGATGCCTGGTAGAATTAGAGAATACGCCGCTACAGTGAGGTTGATGCCTGGTAGAGTTAGAGAATACGCCGCTACAGTGAGGTTGATGCCTGGTAGAGTTAGAGAATACGCCGCTACAGTGAGGTTGATGCCTGGTAGAGTTAGAGAATACGCCGCTACAGTGAGGTTGATGCCTGGTAGATTCTGTATAGGGGAATTTAACTCAAAGATCGAAGGCATGTGAAATATTCCTTTACATTTACATTAGGCAGAGAGGTGTAGGTTAATTGTATAGGTAATTAAGACTCGTGCACCTTTTTTCCACCCCCTGACAAGATGAGAGGTTGGAAAAGATTTGGGATTTACATGTTAACTCTCATCTCCGTCAGGGAAAACGAAGCACAGTGGCCAGAAATGAAGCAGACTGTGTGTGAGGGTTCATCTTTAGGAGCGTTGAAAATGTGGAAGACCCGCAGTGCTGAGTTATATTTGGCATCGGTCAGGCCTCCCCTAATGCAGTTCTGGGTCCTTACAATACTCGTGCAGGAAGGAAGTAGGCTTGTTAGACTCACAACCGAGAATGCCTAACAAGATACAGTTGATGTGAAATACCTTTACTAGAGGAAATTTAAGATTTTAGATTTATATTCGTTAGgaagacgtagagagagagggaaagtgataGAAGTATACAAAGGACATAGGAAATATAACAACGGTGATGCTAGACCCTCAATATTAATAATCAAGATAGGTGAAGAATTGATAAAGTTGGTTATGTTGTTtcaaaaagagatagaaaaaaatagaacagtgCATGACTGAAATAGACTATACGAGCCATAATGTAATAATACTTaatagaaaacgaagataatcacgtctttatttatttacgaaaTGAAAACGAGGGAAGTTAAGTGGTTTAGAaggtaatcacacacacacacacacacacacacacctcgcaaGTAGTCAAGCAGGGACCCGTTTCGCATAAGTTCCGTAATGATGTAGAAAGGCTCCTCATGTGTGCTCACCGCGTACAACTGCAGCAGTTTGGGGTGGCGCAGGTTCTTCAGGATCTGCGCCTCCTCCAGGAAGTCGTGGGGGTTCATCTTGCCTGTAGAAGTTAATTGGAtggttgaatgactgactggttgactggttggttCGTTGGTTCATTGGTTCTCAGCAAGAGTGCGAGGTTTGTGTTGCGAAGTTGAaatgggtgaaggaaaggatgtggtagggaagttaaagaaaacggtagtggtgttagtattggtagtagtaacaatagtagtagtagtaatagggaGGCTGCAGAAGTACGAGTATTAGTAGAAGTGGCAGTAAAATcagtaggggaaaaaaaagtaaagtaaaatagtagtagtagtagtagtagtagtagtggtagtataggAGACCGCAGacatagtagtagtggtagtagaagcagtaacaATATTAgtcggaaaaaaatgacaaaccaAGTAAAACAGAATCAATAGTAAtaacattagtaatagtagtagtagtagtagtagtagtagtagtagtagtagtagtaatggtaatagtaatagtggctGGAAAACCGCAGAAATATTAGTAAAAGTAGTGGCAGCAGAGTCAGTAACAATATCAAACCAAGTATTGTAACAGGATCAACAGTATTAGCaggagtaataacaataacagcctTTACCAGGTTTCAAGGTCTTCACTGCTACAGGCACCGTCTTGTTCCAGCACCCCTCGTACACATGACCAAACTGCCCCGACCCAAGCTTCTTCAGCAGCTCCACCTGGTCCTTGTGAATCTCCCACACGTCCCAGGTGTTGTGCGAGAGCCCCTGTGTCTCCGGCGTGTCCACCTGAGGGAAGCAACACGCCCGCCCGTCACCGCGTCTCTCCAGTAGGTTGAAATTTGTCTCCATGGTTTGTTTGAATTAAGatacctcgttttctgttttgagTGGTGATGTTAATGTATTTTACGCCTGAGTGACTGAAATGTCCATATATCACGTGGTTTTAGTTAATATTAAGGGCTGATGTAGTTTTGTTTTAGTCTGTCCTcgttaattttgtgttttgaagTTTTCTGTCTTTTGAATGGTAAAGCGTGAATCGTGAATATCCGTGACAGTTGGTTCAATGGATTATTTCCTTCTTAAGCTGAAGCATTTTACTTTTATGGTAGACTTTAGTAAATCATGTTTTATTGGTTAGATTACTTAAAGTTATCGGTATTGTAACTGAAATAACTTGTCTTACTGCAACGACTTTGTGATGGTTAGTTACTCTTGAAAGCGAGGCCTTACTTGACAACaggagaatgaaaatagatagatTCCCCATCGCAAATCACTCATCGAATTAGAACTTATATTGTGTGAGGACGAAACAATGTGTTCTAGTGAAGCTTTGGGTTTTCCTTTGTCTGCATTTCCTTTGCAAATCCTTTATTTTTGCGGCAAAGACTGGAGGACTCGAAATAAAAACATTTGTAACAGTGATTATTAGCACAAGAATGGCAAATATATGAAAGCTTACAGCAGGATAGAATAGTTTAAAACTGTGCATTTCACTTATGTACGATCTTGTTTTGTTTGAGTTTACCAtgactcattttccttttaaacGGTACTATTTTCTATACGTTGTATGGAAAACTTAAGTAAATATCGTGCTCACTCTGACGCAAGGCTTGTTGAGTCTGGTACAGAGGCCGTGGGCGCCCTGGCTGTAGTAGTCCACCAGGTCGtgcagagaagggaaggggtcTTTGCGGGAGATGAAGAAGCCGCCGTGGTCCTTTGGTCGAATTCTGTAGTGGTTCACTTTTGTCATGTCCCGAACTGCAATGACATGGCTACAATGAGATACAATACAGTACATTATAATGCATTAATGAGTATGCTACCAAATGCCTCTCGTATCTTTGTATTGCGACTCATTGCGTTCTTTTCATGTCACAATGCAGCTGAAAACTGCAACCCttagaataacaatacaaaaaaaaaaaagttaagctcTGCAAATACGAACGAAATACAAAATGGAGAATTGATTTTGTAAACACTCCTCTTGAATGTTTCTTTGgacataggaaaataaaaagactgtAAAACTTTACAAAGATACAACACAAAACTCTCagctaaccctttcactgctatataCATTatttcacaacactaaaaaatgGCTGTGCAAAGTCTTTTCAGGAGccatgagaaagggaaaagattaAAGCGATAGATTTTCCATTGTCTAGCTTATAAGATGCCTAGAAATGGGTACTGAAGAAAACGTGATACCCCAGAGTGATTTGTGATTAAGGGAGGATGTGTCGGCAGCAgtgaaatagtaaaaaaaaaaataaataaataaataaataaaaattctgaCTAATATTAATAAGGATTTCTCACGATTTTAGTAACAGTtttagcaaggattctgcacaATCGAAgggaaaacacccatgagaacctgatAAAACATcactttggcctttgaaaacagtgatTATGAGAGCTCAGAGTTTTCAAAATACTTCATGCTCAAAACTCACATTTATAAAGTCATTCGCATTAAAATCAAAGTCATTCACATTAAAATTAAAGTCATTCGAGTTGAAATCAAAGTCATTCACGTTTAAATCAAAGTTATTCACGTTAGAATCAAAGTTATTCGTGAATAAATCAAAATTATTCACGTTAAAATCAAAGTCATTCACGTTGAAATCAAAATTATTCACGTTAAAATCAAAGTCATTCACGTTAATTAAAATCAAAATCATTCGGGTTGAAATCAAAGTCATTCACGTTAATTAAAATCAAAGTCATTCACGTTAATTAAAATCAAAGTCATTCACGTTAATTAAAATCAAAGTAATTCACGTTCATTAAAATCAAAGTCATTCGCACTGAAATCATGCCTTTAGGTCCTCCGTGGAATATCCGTTGACCATTTGAGGGTGATGAACACGAGGCATTACCTGAGAGGGAGTATTCATCCTTGCGAGACTCCGCCTTGCGAATGAGGAAGGAGCCGTGGTCGTTGGCGGGGGCCAGCAGGCGGCGCTCACACTCCCCGCGTTTGATGTCACCGAAGAACCACCTGAAGAAGTTGTCATGCGTCAGGTGTGTCTCATAACAGTAAgattaaaaagaggaaagaaataaaaaccaaagagagagaaaaaaaaagccaaataatgagaagaaaggagtacgaaaaaaaaaaaaaggttgccaAATGAAGCAGGATGTAAAAAATGGTTGTCAAAtggagtaaaataaaagaaataaaagatgtaaaaaatGGTTGCCAAATGGAccaggacataaaaaaaaatggttatcAAATggagtaagataaaaaaaagaaaaaataataattgtcagatagtgaaaaaaaataagtttgtcAAATAAAGTGGCAGATAAATGGAATGAACacagtaatcaggttattagtgcCGAGTCAGAAGGGAACTTTAGAACATCAGGCAGATTCACGGCGAGTCACGATGTAAACAGTGACAAACGATGCTTGACTTACGGCTCCGCTTCGATGCTCTTGAGTCTGGCGACGTAAGGAACCGGGATGTAGCCTGACAGCCCCGTCACGTGGCTCCTGGCGTACCACCATCCCTGTGACGCCTCCTTCAGCACCTGCAGGAGAGCGACACACATTAGGGAAGGCTGGACTGGACAGAATAAAGGCAGGGAGGTGAACAGAAATGCGTACTTGATAAGGAAAAATTTAAAACGGGataaaatgtagaaaataatgGTAGGAAAATTGAGATAGGTACCGCAtaattaaagaaatgaaaaagaggatagaataaagtaaaaatgttCGAAAAATTAAGAGATCAAaaggaaattttaaaaaagGGTGGTgtatacaaaataatatataaaaaatcacgaaattatcaaataaataaagaaattgaaAGGCGGATAAAattttctacttctactactactactattactactacgactactactactactactactactactactactactactgctactactcctcctcctgtgcctaCCTCCAGGTGCTCGCCCTTCCTGAATGAGAGGTCCTCGTCCGTGCGCCCCTTGTAGTCGTTCAGGGCCACCACCGTCCGCTCCTCCGTCGGATTCTCGCAGGGTGTTCCCCAAGGCGTGTCCCTGCAAGATGGATGTCATAAGTTTTCGTGTTACAGCGCCGCTTCTGAGCAactgctgatgagagagagagagagagagagagagagagagagagagagagagagagagagagagagagagagagattggctgaCGTGATTTATACGAAAgcgctacctctctctctctctctc is a genomic window containing:
- the LOC135089321 gene encoding tyrosine-protein kinase SRK2-like, which translates into the protein MAFAWLWRKLKGDERPERHHDRRPSNAGPKNPTHEEATHRSGSVSEKHDVLTAQPSCSSNSYAVPSHTPGTRKTSTVSISTLDTPWGTPCENPTEERTVVALNDYKGRTDEDLSFRKGEHLEVLKEASQGWWYARSHVTGLSGYIPVPYVARLKSIEAEPWFFGDIKRGECERRLLAPANDHGSFLIRKAESRKDEYSLSVRDMTKVNHYRIRPKDHGGFFISRKDPFPSLHDLVDYYSQGAHGLCTRLNKPCVRVDTPETQGLSHNTWDVWEIHKDQVELLKKLGSGQFGHVYEGCWNKTVPVAVKTLKPGKMNPHDFLEEAQILKNLRHPKLLQLYAVSTHEEPFYIITELMRNGSLLDYLRDRSRDPLPLMDQVHIGAQVAEGMQYLEWKNYIHRDLAARNVLVGENLTVKVADFGLSRLVQEDEYLAQEGARFPIKWTAPEALRFNKFTTKSDVWSFGVLLMEVVTSGAIPYPTMNNTEVIEALERDYRMPRPAMCPTKLYNMMLLCWARSPSSRPTFEDLHWQLDDFFNLEEADSDYRDIA